The following proteins are encoded in a genomic region of Fibrobacter sp. UWEL:
- a CDS encoding endo-1,4-beta-xylanase translates to MKFGVFLLCAGVTCAMAAEADSTLRQLAEARGRFVGSILNSNWFNYGLGDDAEVYENTHKSQFNIVVAENEMKFDATEPSRNTFNFKNGDKLMAYAAKNGMQVRGHALAWHSQVPNWVPALAESVASAGGSAKDTLLSVLKNHIENVVGHYKGKIREWDVVNEAIGDGTPAAWRNGESSVWYKYIGREFIDSAFVWAHKADPEARLYYNDYSLEWGIGAGAKGRFAVDSVAKRLKAAGIYITGIGTQTHISDYHVTTPPNVKALAQALEAEGLTLQITELDIGFDKKAATQADFEAQGSLYRQFMDVFLEAPNMEAFVIWGFSDKYSWLPDLYKYNGLVFDSSFVAKPAYDSLVASLKAHSADQVKAVTDVVPLVWDEVSPFGNGKYVIVDYSQAGAETRGEWSGDVKNGNGKFVAEELAGKTGYMNVPLAGCDQNADYCGYQHAIYTLPQDAVDSNFLSRCEALVFTAYGPTGSTAYVNIGVNDPKMTLQNGRPLASKTWAGMTVDLQAVRDAGVNPTQLTFNSSNTSAMYISKIEAVGCLDGNTVLGVGGNVNRLVSGRNRVVRFDGVRLFVPAASHVNVFDMQGRLVVSARNVADSVRLNSLAKGVYVVHVQNGNQKLSHRVNVK, encoded by the coding sequence ATGAAATTTGGTGTTTTTCTTTTGTGCGCGGGGGTGACCTGTGCAATGGCCGCGGAGGCGGATAGTACTCTTCGTCAGCTGGCGGAGGCTCGTGGCCGTTTTGTGGGTTCTATCCTGAATTCCAACTGGTTTAATTATGGCTTGGGCGATGACGCCGAGGTGTACGAAAATACTCACAAGTCCCAGTTCAATATTGTGGTTGCGGAAAACGAGATGAAGTTTGATGCCACGGAACCGTCTCGCAATACGTTCAACTTCAAGAATGGCGACAAGTTGATGGCTTATGCGGCGAAGAACGGAATGCAGGTTCGTGGTCATGCACTGGCCTGGCACAGTCAGGTTCCCAACTGGGTTCCGGCATTGGCAGAAAGTGTGGCGTCTGCGGGCGGTTCTGCCAAGGATACTTTGCTATCGGTTCTGAAGAATCACATCGAAAATGTGGTGGGGCATTACAAGGGTAAGATCCGTGAATGGGACGTGGTGAACGAGGCTATTGGCGACGGCACTCCGGCTGCGTGGCGTAACGGCGAATCTTCCGTGTGGTACAAGTACATCGGTCGCGAGTTTATTGACTCCGCTTTCGTGTGGGCCCACAAGGCTGATCCGGAAGCAAGGCTTTATTACAACGACTACTCTCTGGAATGGGGCATCGGTGCTGGGGCCAAGGGGCGTTTCGCGGTGGATTCCGTGGCTAAGCGATTGAAGGCTGCCGGTATCTATATCACGGGTATTGGCACCCAGACTCATATTTCTGATTATCATGTGACAACGCCGCCTAACGTGAAGGCTTTGGCTCAGGCTTTGGAGGCCGAGGGGCTGACTTTGCAGATTACGGAGCTGGATATTGGCTTTGATAAGAAGGCTGCGACCCAGGCGGATTTCGAGGCCCAGGGTAGTTTGTACCGTCAGTTTATGGATGTGTTCCTGGAAGCGCCTAACATGGAGGCGTTTGTAATCTGGGGATTCTCCGATAAGTATAGCTGGCTTCCGGATTTGTACAAGTACAATGGCCTGGTGTTCGATTCTAGCTTTGTGGCGAAACCGGCTTATGACAGCCTGGTAGCTAGCCTGAAGGCTCATAGTGCGGATCAGGTGAAGGCGGTTACGGATGTGGTCCCCCTGGTATGGGATGAGGTTTCACCCTTCGGGAACGGAAAGTATGTGATTGTGGATTACAGCCAGGCGGGTGCGGAAACTCGCGGGGAATGGTCCGGCGATGTGAAGAATGGAAATGGCAAGTTCGTGGCGGAAGAACTGGCGGGGAAGACTGGCTATATGAACGTGCCGCTGGCTGGCTGCGACCAGAATGCAGATTACTGCGGTTATCAGCATGCGATTTACACGCTGCCTCAGGATGCGGTGGATTCTAATTTCCTGAGTCGCTGTGAGGCGCTGGTGTTTACTGCGTATGGCCCCACGGGCAGCACTGCTTATGTGAACATCGGGGTGAACGATCCCAAGATGACTTTGCAGAACGGCCGCCCGCTGGCTTCTAAAACTTGGGCGGGAATGACGGTGGACCTGCAGGCTGTTCGCGACGCTGGGGTGAATCCCACCCAGTTGACGTTCAACAGCAGCAATACTTCCGCCATGTACATCTCGAAGATTGAAGCCGTGGGCTGCCTCGACGGAAACACTGTGCTGGGCGTCGGCGGGAACGTTAATCGTCTTGTGTCGGGGCGGAATCGCGTGGTTCGTTTCGATGGCGTCCGTTTGTTTGTGCCGGCAGCGTCCCATGTGAACGTGTTTGATATGCAGGGGCGCCTTGTTGTTTCTGCAAGGAACGTCGCCGACTCCGTCCGTTTGAACAGTTTAGCGAAGGGCGTGTACGTGGTTCACGTCCAGAACGGCAATCAAAAACTCTCTCACCGCGTAAACGTGAAGTAG